In Microcoleus sp. bin38.metabat.b11b12b14.051, the sequence TTAGTTACTAATTGACAAAAAATGCAAATGCAGGCTGGTGCTTCAAACTACGAGCTGCATCATTCATTGCCATTTCTTCAAATCTGCTATTGGGCGATCTCAAATCGAAAATGGTATCACTTTGTGGTTCTAAATATAAAATTTAAGAAAATAGGGAGAGCCGGTAAAATGGGATTATTCGATCGCCTGTGGCGAGTGATTAGAGCCAATATTAACAGTTTGGTCGGGGCGGCCGAAGATCCAGAAAAAATTCTGGAACAGGCTGTAATGGATATGCAGGAAGATTTAATTGGGCTCAGACAAGCGGTGGCGGGGGCGATTGCTGCTCAAAAACGCACCGAACGCCAATGCTCTCAAGCTGAGTCTACAGCCGCAGAATGGTACCAGCGGGCGCAGCTAGCTTTGCAAAAAGGCGAGGAAAATTTGGCGCGGGAAGCCCTGACGCGAAAAAAATCTTATCAAGAAACGGCAACGGCGATGAAAGCCAGTCTCGGACAGCAAAACGCTGTGGTGACTCAACTGAAAGAAAATATGCGATCGCTCGAAAGTAAAATTTCTGAGGCAAAATCAAAAAAAGATATGTACATTGCCCGAGCTCGATCGGCAAAAGCATCGGAAAGACTGCAAGAAATGATGGGAAATCTCAGTACGGGCAGCGCTTTGAGCGCGTTTGAACGAATGGAAGAGAAAGTCATGCAGCTAGAAGCTCGCTCCGAAGCCATCGCCGAACTTGGAACTAACGATTTAGAAAAGAAGTTTCTCTCTCTCGAAAGTGCCGGCGATGTCGATGCTGAGTTGAAGGCGATGAAAGCACAAATGCTTCCAGGTAATAATAATGCACCCAAATTGCCCTCGGGCGAGCCGCCTGCATCCTGAAGCCCAAGTAGCAGCGCCATAGTTTGCAATCCTCAAAAACTTGGCAACAGTGCAGCTAGCGATAGCCGGCAAGCGTGTTGGGGAATTCCCGGATCGAAGTTAAACTCAATAGATAGGTGCATGAATAAGCTTGCCTGCATCACTTACTCGATCGCTTTAAACTAGATTTATCTGTCTGTAAAAATTGCCAAAAACTAAATCGCGCTAAAAATCCGACCCACTGAGTCTCACAATTGCGGGCTAGCGCTCTCAAGCCTGCTTTCCGCTTACCTCGTACACCTCACCTAGGAAATATAGCATTATGGGATTATTTGACCGCATTAGCCGAGTCGTCAGAGCCAATCTTAACGATATGGTCAACAAAGCTGAAGACCCGGAAAAGATTTTAGAACAGTCCGTGACGGATATGCAGGAAGACTTGGTGCAGTTGCGTCAAGCCGTTGCCAGCGCGATCGCCACCCAAAAGCGCACCCAAACTCAGTACAATCAAGCAGAATCCCAGTCTAACCAGTGGCAGCAGCGCGCTGGGCTCGCCCTGCAAAAAGGAGACGAAACTTTGGCGCGGGAAGCGCTGGTGCGTAAGAAGTCTCACGCTGAAACGGCGGCTACGCTGAAATCCAGTCTGGAACAGCAATCTGGTCAGGTGGAAAGCCTCAAGCGCAACTTGATCGGTTTGGAGAGCAAGATTTCTGAAGCTAAGACGAAGAAGGATATGCTCAAGGCGAGGATATCCGCTGCTAAGGCTCAGGAACAGCTCAACAACACCATTGGCTCCCTAAATACTGGCAGTTCAATGGCAGCTTTCGATCGCATGGAAGAAAAAGTTTTGCAGATAGAAGCTCGTGCGGGAGCTTCAGCAGAACTGGCGGCGGGCGGTAGCAATTTAGAAGAACAGTTCCGCTTGCTCGAAAGTGGGGGCGATGTTGACGACGAGTTGGCTCAGATGAAGGCTCAACTGGCTGGAGGTTCGGTGTCTCAGGGTCAATTGCCGGCAGCGGGTAAAACTGCCACTACTGCTGCTAGCAGCTCGGAGTCGAGTCCGGTGATTGATGCTGAGTTGGAAGAATTGCGATCGCAGCTCAATAAAATGTAATCAGCTCTATCCAAATTCACCTATTTCTGAGATAACCCAACCCAAAAACCGGTACCGTGTCCCGACAGCTTAGGGTCAAACCCAAAATTTTAGATTCTAGTTCAAGCTCCAAATTCACTGTGAGAGTAAATCTAAAATCTCTGGAGTGAGCGAAGCTCTCCGTCTCAAATCTAAAACTTGTTCGCTGGCGACTAATGCCAAGAGCGTCTTGTCCTCGCCGCAGTCAGCCGAAGCCAGTCGCAGAATCTAAAATCTACTCGTAGCTTCGATAAAATGCTCCGCCCACCTACAGCATTAGCCTGTGGAGGTCGGAGTTTTTTTCATCAATTATTGAAAAACACACAAAATATACTTTTTGTCAAGTATAGTTCTATTGAATTAACGAGTTAAATCTTAAATAAAAGTGATAAAGTTATTTTAATCTTTGCAATAGGGGCCCTCACGCCTGCTGGAAAGTGTAAATAACTATTAATATTGATAACTTGTGATGCCCCTGCAACTTTCCAGAGGGTTTTGTAAAATCAAATTTTTCAGGGTATTAGCGCTTTGTTGTTCAATTGCAGCTATTTGCCCCGCATCCCTGGCAACTCAAAGTGTTGGCAAGTCGATGGTTGCTGGCGAGTCAAAAGGGCGATCGCCAATTGCTAATGAGAGTTTACAGTCTCAATTAACACTTAATCCAGAAAGAGCAGAGGAGCGCGATCGGGTTCCTAGCGATTTATACTCAGATACAGAACTAGATAGAGACAGTAAAGAGCAAGCAAACAACATCCCGGAATTCGTGGCTGTTGCCCCAATTGAGACTCCAGAAACTGTCGCCGGGTTGCCGAATCGAGGAGACGACAGACAAGAAATTCCGATCGCCAACCTGTTACCCGAAACTCTGCCTCTGGTGAGAAAACCAGCGCCTCCAGCCCCCGTGACTTCTCCAGAACAACTTTTGTCGCTGGCGATCGCCCCGGGAGAGCCTGAAGAATTAACCAAGATTAATGTCAGTTTTTACCCGGCCCGGAGCAAAAGCAATCTGGTTGAGCCACTCTGGGAAATTTTAGATATTGAGGCGTCGAGCCGCAGTTACGATTTGACTTACCGCCAGCCGATCGCGCCAACTCTGAAAACAGAAATCGCGATCGGTATCGATGCT encodes:
- a CDS encoding PspA/IM30 family protein, producing MGLFDRLWRVIRANINSLVGAAEDPEKILEQAVMDMQEDLIGLRQAVAGAIAAQKRTERQCSQAESTAAEWYQRAQLALQKGEENLAREALTRKKSYQETATAMKASLGQQNAVVTQLKENMRSLESKISEAKSKKDMYIARARSAKASERLQEMMGNLSTGSALSAFERMEEKVMQLEARSEAIAELGTNDLEKKFLSLESAGDVDAELKAMKAQMLPGNNNAPKLPSGEPPAS
- a CDS encoding PspA/IM30 family protein, with translation MGLFDRISRVVRANLNDMVNKAEDPEKILEQSVTDMQEDLVQLRQAVASAIATQKRTQTQYNQAESQSNQWQQRAGLALQKGDETLAREALVRKKSHAETAATLKSSLEQQSGQVESLKRNLIGLESKISEAKTKKDMLKARISAAKAQEQLNNTIGSLNTGSSMAAFDRMEEKVLQIEARAGASAELAAGGSNLEEQFRLLESGGDVDDELAQMKAQLAGGSVSQGQLPAAGKTATTAASSSESSPVIDAELEELRSQLNKM